One stretch of Arachis hypogaea cultivar Tifrunner chromosome 20, arahy.Tifrunner.gnm2.J5K5, whole genome shotgun sequence DNA includes these proteins:
- the LOC112783810 gene encoding brassinosteroid LRR receptor kinase, whose product MKPTHYTRNTSLSVSLFVFLIGVLSVQVAAASSSPSSPPRDPTHQLLSFKATLPNPSLLSNWLPNTNPCSFTGITCTTTAGAGASVTSIDLSSVPLTTNLTAVATFLLPLDHLQVLSLKSANLTGPIPSPSNSCSSSLTTIDLSQNAISGSLSDMSFLSSCNALQSLNLSNNLLEFPANGSPKWTLRTGNYLKVVDLSYNKLTGPNVLPWILSTGCTGLRTLNLKSNKLTGVTDFSSCRSLQHLDLSSNNFSVAIPSLGDCSSLQHLDLSANKYFGDITRVVSSCTELVYLNVSGNQFSGPVPSLPTGSLQFLYLSGNHFTGQIPVAMGDGLCSTLVELDLSSNNLTGPVPDEFTLCSSLISLDISSNRFTGELPIEIFVKMEGLRELSVGFNQFEGLLPESLTEMVSLESLDLSSNNFYGTIPKWLCQDPRNRLKELFLQNNHFTGSIPSTLSNCSNLVGLDLSFNYLNGSIPSTLGSLSNLRDLIIWLNQLTGEIPQELGNIKTLQNLILDFNELTGSIPAGLSNCTQLNWISLSNNRLTGEIPSWIGKLSNLAILKLSNNSFSGSIPPELGDCHSLIWLDLNTNKLTGAIPPELFKQSGKIAVNFISGKTYVYIKNDGSKECHGAGNLLEFAGINQKQLNRISTRNPCNFTRVYGGKLQPTFNHNGSMIFLDISHNMLSGTIPKEIGVMYYLYILNLGHNNISGSIPQELGSMKNLNILDLSHNRLQGSIPQSLTSLSLLTEIDFSNNFLAGLIPESGQFDTFPATRFQNNSGLCGVPLPPCTADSGLGGAQNQKSNNKKQASLAGSVAMGLLFSLFCIFGLMIIAIEARKRRKKKEAALEAYVEGNSHSGTANGGWKLTSAREALSINLATFEKPLRKLTFGDLLEATNGFHNDSLIGSGGFGDVYKAQLKDGSLVAIKKLIHVSGQGDREFTAEMETIGKIKHRNLVPLLGYCKVGEERLLVYDYMKYGSLEDVLHDQKKAGIKLNWAVRRKIAIGAARGLAFLHHNCIPHIIHRDMKSSNVLLDENLEARVSDFGMARLMSAMDTHLSVSTLAGTPGYVPPEYYQSFRCSTKGDVYSYGVVLLELLTGKRPTDSADFGDNNLVGWVKQHAKLKISDVFDPELMKEEPSLEIELLQHLKVACACLDDRPWRRPTMIQVMAMFKEIQAGSGVDSQSTIVTDDESFSTIEMVEMSIKEAP is encoded by the coding sequence ATGAAACCTACACACTATACTCGCAACacctctctctctgtctctctctttgTTTTCCTCATCGGAGTGCTTTCCGTACAAGTGGCAGCGGCATCGTCTTCACCCTCTTCTCCTCCGCGAGACCCAACTCATCAACTCCTCAGCTTCAAAGCCACTCTCCCAAACCCTTCCCTCCTTTCCAACTGGCTCCCCAACACCAACCCATGTTCCTTCACCGGCATCACCTGCACCACTACCGCCGGCGCCGGCGCCTCAGTGACAAGCATAGACCTGTCCTCCGTCCCACTCACCACCAACCTCACCGCCGTGGCAACCTTCCTCCTGCCACTGGACCACCTGCAGGTGCTGTCCCTGAAATCCGCCAACCTTACTGGCCCCATTCCCTCCCCTTCAAACTCGTGCTCCTCCTCCCTAACCACCATAGATCTCTCTCAAAACGCAATCTCAGGCTCCCTAAGCGACATGTCGTTCCTGTCGTCGTGCAACGCGCTCCAATCCCTGAACCTCTCCAACAACCTCCTCGAGTTCCCCGCTAACGGTTCTCCCAAATGGACACTCCGAACCGGTAACTACCTCAAAGTAGTAGACCTCTCCTATAACAAACTCACCGGCCCCAACGTCCTCCCTTGGATCCTCTCCACCGGCTGTACAGGTCTCCGCACGCTCAACCTCAAGTCCAACAAGCTCACCGGGGTAACCGACTTCTCCAGTTGCCGGAGCCTCCAGCATTTAGACCTCTCCTCCAACAACTTCTCCGTCGCCATTCCCTCCCTCGGCGATTGCTCCTCCCTCCAACACCTCGACCTCTCTGCCAACAAGTACTTCGGCGACATTACACGTGTCGTCTCCTCCTGCACCGAACTTGTTTATCTCAACGTCTCCGGTAACCAGTTCTCCGGCCCGGTTCCCTCACTCCCCACTGGTTCGCTCCAGTTTCTTTACCTCTCCGGCAATCACTTTACCGGTCAGATTCCGGTGGCCATGGGGGACGGTCTCTGCTCTACGCTTGTCGAACTCGATCTCTCGTCTAATAACCTCACGGGTCCAGTTCCCGACGAGTTCACGTTGTGCTCGTCTCTCATCTCGTTGGATATATCGTCTAACAGATTTACCGGTGAGTTACCGATTGAGATTTTTGTGAAAATGGAGGGGCTGAGGGAGCTTTCTGTTGGGTTTAACCAGTTCGAAGGGTTGCTCCCAGAGTCATTGACGGAGATGGTGAGTTTAGAATCCTTGGATCTGAGTTCGAACAATTTCTATGGTACAATTCCAAAGTGGCTGTGTCAAGATCCTAGGAATCGTTTGAAGGAACTGTTCCTACAGAATAATCACTTCACGGGTTCTATCCCGTCCACTCTCAGCAACTGTTCCAACCTAGTGGGATTGGATTTGAGCTTCAACTACCTGAATGGAAGTATCCCTTCCACCTTGGGGTCACTCTCCAACCTCCGAGACTTGATCATATGGTTGAACCAGCTGACCGGTGAGATTCCGCAGGAACTGGGTAACATAAAGACGCTGCAGAATTTGATCTTGGACTTCAATGAGTTAACAGGAAGCATCCCTGCCGGTTTAAGCAACTGCACGCAATTGAATTGGATTTCCCTTTCAAACAACAGGCTCACGGGAGAGATCCCTTCCTGGATTGGAAAGCTTTCGAATTTGGCGATCTTGAAGCTTAGCAACAACTCATTCTCCGGCAGCATTCCGCCGGAGCTGGGCGACTGCCACAGCTTGATTTGGTTGGATCTCAACACCAATAAGCTGACGGGAGCAATCCCGCCCGAGCTTTTCAAGCAGTCGGGGAAGATTGCGGTGAATTTCATCAGTGGGAAGACTTATGTTTACATAAAGAATGATGGGAGCAAGGAGTGCCATGGCGCCGGGAACTTGCTGGAGTTCGCGGGGATCAACCAGAAGCAGCTCAACAGGATTTCAACAAGGAACCCCTGCAACTTCACCAGGGTCTATGGAGGTAAGCTTCAGCCAACGTTTAACCATAATGGTTCCATGATCTTCTTGGATATTTCCCACAACATGTTGTCTGGTACTATTCCTAAGGAGATTGGTGTAATGTACTATCTCTACATTCTCAATTTGGGGCATAATAACATTTCTGGTAGCATTCCTCAAGAGCTTGGCAGCATGAAGAACCTCAACATTCTTGATCTCTCCCACAATAGGCTCCAAGGCTCCATTCCACAGAGCTTGACTAGTCTCTCCCTGTTAACAGAGATTGATTTTTCTAACAACTTCTTGGCCGGGTTAATTCCGGAGTCCGGTCAATTCGACACCTTTCCGGCAACAAGATTTCAGAACAATTCTGGTCTCTGTGGAGTGCCTCTTCCTCCCTGCACTGCCGACTCAGGTCTCGGTGGTGCTCAGAATCAGAAGTCTAATAACAAGAAGCAGGCGTCTCTTGCAGGGAGTGTGGCCATGGGCTTGCTATTCTCCCTCTTCTGCATATTTGGTCTGATGATTATTGCCATTGAGGctaggaagaggaggaagaaaaaggaagCGGCGCTCGAGGCCTATGTGGAAGGAAATTCGCATTCCGGCACTGCCAATGGTGGCTGGAAATTGACCAGTGCCCGGGAAGCTCTGAGTATAAACCTCGCCACATTCGAGAAGCCTCTAAGGAAGCTTACATTTGGAGATCTTCTCGAAGCCACCAACGGGTTCCACAATGATAGTCTTATTGGCTCTGGAGGGTTTGGTGATGTGTATAAGGCTCAGTTGAAGGATGGAAGCCTTGTTGCCATCAAGAAACTGATTCATGTAAGTGGACAAGGAGATAGAGAATTCACTGCTGAAATGGAAACCATTGGGAAAATCAAGCACAGGAACCTTGTTCCTCTTCTTGGATACTGCAAGGTTGGGGAAGAAAGGCTCTTGGTATATGACTACATGAAATATGGAAGCCTTGAAGATGTTCTGCACGATCAGAAGAAAGCCGGCATCAAGTTGAATTGGGCAGTGAGGAGAAAAATCGCAATTGGCGCGGCTAGGGGATTGGCTTTCCTTCACCACAATTGCATCCCTCACATCATTCATAGAGACATGAAGTCAAGCAATGTGTTGCTAGATGAGAATCTCGAAGCAAGAGTCTCCGATTTCGGAATGGCAAGACTAATGAGTGCAATGGATACACATTTGAGTGTTAGCACACTGGCAGGGACACCGGGTTATGTGCCTCCAGAGTACTATCAAAGCTTTAGATGCTCAACTAAAGGTGATGTCTATAGTTATGGCGTGGTTTTGTTGGAGCTTCTAACAGGGAAAAGGCCAACAGATTCAGCTGATTTTGGTGATAATAATCTTGTGGGGTGGGTGAAACAGCATGCAAAGTTGAAGATAAGTGATGTTTTTGACCCTGAGTTGATGAAGGAAGAGCCAAGCCTAGAGATTGAGCTTCTTCAGCACTTGAAGGTTGCATGTGCTTGTTTGGATGATAGGCCTTGGAGAAGACCAACAATGATTCAGGTCATGGCGATGTTCAAGGAGATTCAAGCAGGTTCAGGGGTTGATTCACAGTCCACAATAGTCACAGATGATGAAAGTTTCAGTACAATTGAAATGGTAGAAATGAGCATTAAAGAAGCACCATGA